In Musa acuminata AAA Group cultivar baxijiao chromosome BXJ3-11, Cavendish_Baxijiao_AAA, whole genome shotgun sequence, one DNA window encodes the following:
- the LOC135652184 gene encoding bidirectional sugar transporter SWEET16-like isoform X2: MEASLLFVGIVGNVISVLVFASPINTFRRIVRNRSTEDFEPSPYVITLLNSSLWVYYGITKPGGLLIVTVNGVGVVMEAVYVALFLLYAAPPLKAKTAVLVAALDVGFFGAVALVTRLAVHGSSRVVVIGFVCAFFNVLMYGSPLCAMIPNGIGFILGTSQLILYMIYMNSEASNLSGESYQESQQQRLIVANNEANIP; the protein is encoded by the exons ATGGAGGCCTCGCTGCTGTTCGTAGGAATAGTTG GCAATGTTATCTCAGTTCTGGTCTTTGCTTCTCCCAT CAATACATTTCGGAGGATAGTGAGGAATCGATCAACCGAAGACTTCGAGCCGTCTCCCTACGTCATCACCCTCCTCAACTCCTCCTTATGGGTCTACTACGGCATCACCAAGCCCGGGGGGCTCCTCATCGTCACCGTCAACGGCGTCGGCGTCGTCATGGAAGCAGTTTACGTCGCCCTTTTTCTGCTGTATGCTGCTCCACCGCTGAAG GCTAAGACGGCTGTTTTGGTTGCCGCGCTGGATGTTGGATTCTTTGGAGCTGTGGCTCTGGTGACGAGGTTGGCTGTCCATGGGAGCTCGAGGGTGGTGGTGATAGGATTCGTGTGTGCCTTTTTCAATGTGCTCATGTATGGATCGCCCCTCTGTGCAATG ATACCAAATGGCATTGGATTCATCCTAGGAACATCTCAGCTAATCTTGTACATGATCTACATGAATTCTGAAGCCTCCAATCTATCAGGGGAATCATATCAAGAGTCCCAACAACAACGGCTTATTGTGGCAAACAACGAAGCTAACATCCCTTAG
- the LOC135652184 gene encoding bidirectional sugar transporter SWEET16-like isoform X1 — MEASLLFVGIVGNVISVLVFASPINTFRRIVRNRSTEDFEPSPYVITLLNSSLWVYYGITKPGGLLIVTVNGVGVVMEAVYVALFLLYAAPPLKAKTAVLVAALDVGFFGAVALVTRLAVHGSSRVVVIGFVCAFFNVLMYGSPLCAMQRSVITRRSVEYMPFLLSFFLFLNGGIWTLYAILDKDIFIGIPNGIGFILGTSQLILYMIYMNSEASNLSGESYQESQQQRLIVANNEANIP; from the exons ATGGAGGCCTCGCTGCTGTTCGTAGGAATAGTTG GCAATGTTATCTCAGTTCTGGTCTTTGCTTCTCCCAT CAATACATTTCGGAGGATAGTGAGGAATCGATCAACCGAAGACTTCGAGCCGTCTCCCTACGTCATCACCCTCCTCAACTCCTCCTTATGGGTCTACTACGGCATCACCAAGCCCGGGGGGCTCCTCATCGTCACCGTCAACGGCGTCGGCGTCGTCATGGAAGCAGTTTACGTCGCCCTTTTTCTGCTGTATGCTGCTCCACCGCTGAAG GCTAAGACGGCTGTTTTGGTTGCCGCGCTGGATGTTGGATTCTTTGGAGCTGTGGCTCTGGTGACGAGGTTGGCTGTCCATGGGAGCTCGAGGGTGGTGGTGATAGGATTCGTGTGTGCCTTTTTCAATGTGCTCATGTATGGATCGCCCCTCTGTGCAATG CAAAGAAGTGTGATCACAAGGAGGAGTGTGGAGTATATGCCATTCCTTCTTTCATTCTTTCTCTTCCTAAATGGTGGAATTTGGACACTCTATGCAATACTTGATAAGGATATCTTTATTGGG ATACCAAATGGCATTGGATTCATCCTAGGAACATCTCAGCTAATCTTGTACATGATCTACATGAATTCTGAAGCCTCCAATCTATCAGGGGAATCATATCAAGAGTCCCAACAACAACGGCTTATTGTGGCAAACAACGAAGCTAACATCCCTTAG
- the LOC103970471 gene encoding dormancy-associated protein homolog 3-like isoform X1, whose translation MGLLDKLWDDTLAGPRPETGLGRLRKHSSFGFRSNSGGKAEGAAAGRGIAGSDTGGGDEVAVRVTRSIMIKRPAGCPSPGNATPPASPAGSTPPISPFSGGREWNRFKRKSPFDAYERVGRGEGGGGMVGVGTQDAAAPHEV comes from the exons ATGGGCCTTCTCGACAAGCTCTGGGACGACACCCTCGCCGGGCCTCGCCCCGAGACCGGCCTCGGCCGCCTCCGGAAGCACTCCTCCTTCGGCTTTCGCTCCAATTCCGGCGGCAAAG CAGAGGGAGCGGCGGCGGGCCGAGGGATCGCCGGATCGGATACCGGCGGCGGCGACGAGGTCGCAGTGCGGGTGACGCGGAGCATCATGATCAAGAGGCCGGCCGGGTGCCCGTCCCCGGGGAATGCCACACCGCCGGCTTCGCCCGCGGGATCTACGCCCCCCATCTCCCCCTTTTCCG GAGGCAGGGAGTGGAACAGATTTAAGAGGAAATCACCATTTGATGCTTATGAAAGAGTGGgacgaggagaaggaggaggaggaatggtGGGTGTCGGAACACAGGATGCTGCTGCTCCTCATGAGGTTTGA
- the LOC103970471 gene encoding dormancy-associated protein homolog 3-like isoform X2 → MGLLDKLWDDTLAGPRPETGLGRLRKHSSFGFRSNSGGKEGAAAGRGIAGSDTGGGDEVAVRVTRSIMIKRPAGCPSPGNATPPASPAGSTPPISPFSGGREWNRFKRKSPFDAYERVGRGEGGGGMVGVGTQDAAAPHEV, encoded by the exons ATGGGCCTTCTCGACAAGCTCTGGGACGACACCCTCGCCGGGCCTCGCCCCGAGACCGGCCTCGGCCGCCTCCGGAAGCACTCCTCCTTCGGCTTTCGCTCCAATTCCGGCGGCAAAG AGGGAGCGGCGGCGGGCCGAGGGATCGCCGGATCGGATACCGGCGGCGGCGACGAGGTCGCAGTGCGGGTGACGCGGAGCATCATGATCAAGAGGCCGGCCGGGTGCCCGTCCCCGGGGAATGCCACACCGCCGGCTTCGCCCGCGGGATCTACGCCCCCCATCTCCCCCTTTTCCG GAGGCAGGGAGTGGAACAGATTTAAGAGGAAATCACCATTTGATGCTTATGAAAGAGTGGgacgaggagaaggaggaggaggaatggtGGGTGTCGGAACACAGGATGCTGCTGCTCCTCATGAGGTTTGA